In the Halorubrum ruber genome, GCCTCGAACGGGCGAGCTACCACCCGCTGTTCGCCCCGCCCCGAGTCCCGGGCAACGTCGCGGTCGTCATCGACGAGGGCGGGCCGGCCGTCGAGGGGCTCACCGCGTCGATCGAGGCCGGCGGCAACGACGCCTTCGAGACGACCGCGGACGAACACGACGAGGCGATGGAGACCGTTCAGGCGGGCGCGCACGCGGCGGTCCTCGCGTGGCGGCTCGCCGCGGAGCCGGTCCGCGAGGAGTTCCACACCCCCGTGTCGGCCGCGCTCGACGAAGTCGCCGACACCGTCACGGAGGGGTCGCCCGCGGTGTACGCCGAGATCCAACGCGCCTTCGACGGCGCCGAGGACGTGGCCGACGCCGCGGCGGCGATCGCCGACGCGGACGACGAGGCGTTCGCCGCCCTCTACGAGCGCGCCCGCGGCGACCGCGAGGGGCGGGACCGGCTGGAGTGAGACGACGCGAAGCGGACGGGACACACCAACACGCGAGACAGACGAGACACCAATGATCGACAGAACCGCGGTCCGGAACAACGCGAACTACCTGCGCAACGTCAGACCGATCGACCCCGAGGAGATCGCCGAGTACATCGAGGGGACCCCGCATCCGGCGGTCGTCCGCGAGACGCTCCGCGAGGAGGCGTTCGACCTCCGACTCCGCGAGCGCGAGGACGGGGCGTTCGTCCCCGTCGAGGAGTCGCCCGTCGACCCGCCGGGCTGGGCGCCCGAGGCGCTCCCGGAGACGTACGCGTTCGCGGTCGAGGACCTGCTGGTCCGCGAGTACGGCGCCAACTGGCACCGCGGCGAGTCCGGCGACGAGCTCCGCGAGCGGGTCCGCCGGCTGAAGACCGACTACCTCTACGAGAACGAGGTCGAGTACGACCGCGTCGCGGCGCTCGGCTACGCGATATACCACCTGCCGGCGTACTACGCGACGGTCGGCTACGTCCTCGACGACCTGACCGAGAACGGCCTGCTCGACCGGACGCTCCGCGTCCTCGACGTGGGCGCCGGCGTCGGCGGGCCCGCGCTCGGCCTCCACGACTACCTCCCCGACGACGCGGTCGTCGACTACCACGCCGTCGAACCGAGCGCCGCGACCGACGTGCTCGACCGGATGTTGGAGGAGACCGGCCGCAACTTCCGGACGACGGTCCACGAGACGACCGCGGAGACGTTCCTCGGCCTCGACGAGGGAGAAGAGCCCGCCGGCGCGACGAACGACCCCTTCGACCTCGTCCTCTTCGGGAACGTCCTCTCTGAGCTTGCCGACCCGGTCGCGGTCGCGGACGCCGCGCTCGACGCGCTCGCGGCCGACGGGAGCCTCGTCGCGTTCGCGCCGGCCGACCGGAACACCGCAATCGGGCTCCGCCGGGTCGAGCGCGCGCTCGTCGCGGGCGACGACGGCGGCTACCCCGGTAACGACGCCGAAATCTACTCGCCGGCGCTGCGGCTGTGGCCCGACGCGGTTCCGACGGATCCCGGCTGGTCGTTCGACGTCGCCCCCGACCTCGCGGTGCCGCCGTTCCAGCGCCGGCTCGACGAGGCGACGGCGCGCGGCGAGACCGACGAGCCCGGCGAGTTCGTCAACGTCGACGTCCAGTTCGCCTACTCGATCCTCCGCCGCGACGGGAAGCGCCGCGTCGACGTCGAGGCGAGCGCGGAGCGGTGCGCGCGGATGGCCGAGTCCGAGCGCCACGTCACCGACCGGGTGAACCTGCTCGCGGTGAAGCTGAGCCACGACTTGAGCGAGGGGGAAAACGCGCTCTACCGCGTCGGCGACGGCTCGCAGGCGACCGACCACTACCTCGTCTGTACGCGCGAGACGGCGCTGAACCGCGACCTCGGCGAGGCCGGCTACGGGTCGGTCGTCTTCGTCGAGAACGGGCTCGTCCTCTGGAACGAGGACGAGGGCGCGTACAACGTCGTCGTCGACGACGAGACGGTCGTCGACCTGGTCGCGCCCTGACAGGGCCGCTTTTCGGCGTCGGACCGCCCAGTCAGTCGCCCGCGACGGGCTCGATCAGGTCCGGCGCGTCGACGCTCGGCGAGTTCACCCGCGTCGACACCGGGTGCGCGGTCAGCTCGTCGCTCGGGTACGGGTCGAGCAGCGCGGCGGCCTCGTCCGCGTCCCCCCGGAGCCACGTCTTCTCCTCGCCGGCGTTGGGGTCCAAGATCACCGCCATCCGGTGGTGGAGGTCTTCGACGAGGTCGTTCGGCTCGG is a window encoding:
- a CDS encoding prephenate dehydrogenase, with translation MDLLVVGAGEIGRWVADTVSADAAPVDASVAFTDRDPSVAADAAAGRDARTVDVDGDTVHDAVCLAVPMSAVPAAVEAYAPRAEEAIVDVSGEMTDALAAMREHAPGLERASYHPLFAPPRVPGNVAVVIDEGGPAVEGLTASIEAGGNDAFETTADEHDEAMETVQAGAHAAVLAWRLAAEPVREEFHTPVSAALDEVADTVTEGSPAVYAEIQRAFDGAEDVADAAAAIADADDEAFAALYERARGDREGRDRLE
- a CDS encoding small ribosomal subunit Rsm22 family protein, which translates into the protein MIDRTAVRNNANYLRNVRPIDPEEIAEYIEGTPHPAVVRETLREEAFDLRLREREDGAFVPVEESPVDPPGWAPEALPETYAFAVEDLLVREYGANWHRGESGDELRERVRRLKTDYLYENEVEYDRVAALGYAIYHLPAYYATVGYVLDDLTENGLLDRTLRVLDVGAGVGGPALGLHDYLPDDAVVDYHAVEPSAATDVLDRMLEETGRNFRTTVHETTAETFLGLDEGEEPAGATNDPFDLVLFGNVLSELADPVAVADAALDALAADGSLVAFAPADRNTAIGLRRVERALVAGDDGGYPGNDAEIYSPALRLWPDAVPTDPGWSFDVAPDLAVPPFQRRLDEATARGETDEPGEFVNVDVQFAYSILRRDGKRRVDVEASAERCARMAESERHVTDRVNLLAVKLSHDLSEGENALYRVGDGSQATDHYLVCTRETALNRDLGEAGYGSVVFVENGLVLWNEDEGAYNVVVDDETVVDLVAP